One part of the Salvelinus sp. IW2-2015 linkage group LG28, ASM291031v2, whole genome shotgun sequence genome encodes these proteins:
- the LOC111954395 gene encoding trace amine-associated receptor 1-like — protein MEPGISLSKADIVENILLCFESVNGSCKRSIFPPXIRVLLYLLLGSMSVLTVCGNLLVIIPIIHFKQLHTPTNYLILSLAVSDLLLGVLVMPPRMVYSAESCWYFGDLFCKIYTSTDVMLCNTSILNLCFISIDRYYAVCRPLLYRTKITVHIVLIMMLVTWTGSAIVVFGIVFLELNTWGMEDFYYKNVASEGECILFQNKPLSTASFVLSFYIPGVGMLSIYLKIFLIAQRQARSIQGTTNQNSVGKSQRKATKTLAVIMGVFLSFWTPFFVVNSIDPFINYSTPPVLFETLIWLGYLNSTINPMVYAFYYSWFRRAFRIIISGQIFQPDSSEIQLFSE, from the coding sequence ATGGAACCAGGAATCAGTCTCAGCAAGGCTGATATTGTTGAGAATATACTTCTATGTTTTGAATCAGTYAATGGGTCTTGCAAAAGATCAATCTTTCCTCCAARAATACGAGTATTACTTTATCTCTTACTTGGCTCAATGTCTGTTCTCACAGTGTGTGGCAACCTTCTTGTAATCATTCCCATCATCCACTTCAAACAGCTCCACACCCcgaccaactacctcatcctctctctggctgtgtcagaCCTCCTCTTGGGGGTTTTAGTGATGCCTCCCAGAATGGTATATTCAGCGGAAAGCTGCTGGTATTTTGGGGATTTATTCTGTAAAATCTACACCAGCACTGATGTCATGTTGTGCAATACATCCATTCTTAACTTGTGTTTCATTTCTATTGACCGGTATTATGCAGTGTGTCGCCCTCTCCTTTATAGAACTAAAATAACTGTTCACATTGTTCTGATTATGATGCTGGTCACCTGGACTGGTTCTGCTATAGTAGTGTTTGGTATAGTATTTCTGGAGCTCAATACTTGGGGCATGGAGGATTTTTACTATAAAAATGTTGCCAGTGAGGGAGAATGTATTTTGTTTCAAAACAAACCATTGAGTACTGCGTCTTTTGTTCTCTCATTCTACATCCCAGGAGTAGGCATGCTTAGCATTTACCTAAAGATTTTCCTAATAGCACAGAGACAGGCACGCTCAATTCAGGGTACAACCAATCAGAACTCTGTAGGCAAATCAcagaggaaggccaccaaaacacttgctgtcattatgggggtatttcTATCATTCTGGACACCCTTTTTTGTCGTCAACAGCATTGATCCTTTTATTAATTACTCTACCCCACCCGTTTTGTTTGAAACACTTATATGGCTTGGCTATTTGAATTCAACTATTAATCCTATGGTGTATGCATTCTATTACAGTTGGTTCAGGAGGGCGTTTAGAATTATAATTTCTGGTCAAATATTTCAACCTGACTCTTCAGAAATACAATTGTTTTCAGAataa